A genomic window from Thunnus maccoyii chromosome 2, fThuMac1.1, whole genome shotgun sequence includes:
- the srd5a2a gene encoding 3-oxo-5-alpha-steroid 4-dehydrogenase 2a, which translates to MECRETAVSYLSWVLIVGGVAYLWIQTRIHAAYGRYVKATAGCSYPARLGWFLQEIPAFLMPLLLLLLTEEPPRTGPPTGRTLLLCTFMLHYFHRSCIYAFLTRGRPVPLHIVLYAIIFSSLNGFLQGHNLLHCVQLEDAWMTDACRAAGLLLFVVGFTINIHSDHTLRNLRKPGEIVYKIPYGGMFEFVSGANFFGEIVEWCGYAVAVWSLPAFAFAFFTICSIGPRAYQHHRDYQQRFEDYPRSRKALIPFIL; encoded by the exons ATGGAGTGCCGGGAGACCGCCGTTTCCTACCTGAGCTGGGTTCTGATTGTCGGGGGCGTGGCTTACCTGTGGATCCAGACGCGGATCCATGCGGCGTACGGCCGCTACGTGAAGGCGACGGCTGGCTGCTCCTATCCGGCCAGACTCGGCTGGTTCTTGCAGGAGATCCCGGCCTTCCTgatgccgctgctgctgctgctgctcaccgAGGAGCCGCCGAGGACCGGACCCCCGACCGGCAGGACGCTGCTGCTCTGCACCTTCATGCTGCACTACTTCCACag GAGTTGCATCTACGCCTTCTTGACCAGAGGACGGCCCGTCCCGCTGCACATCGTCCTCTACGCCATCATCTTCTCCTCGCTCAACGGCTTCCTGCAGGGACACAACCTGCTACACTGCGTCCAGCTTGAAGACGCCTGGATGACGGACGCTTGCCGGGCTGCAG GTTTGCTTCTGTTCGTGGTTGGTTTCACCATCAACATCCACAGCGACCACACCCTGCGCAACCTGAGGAAACCTGGAGAGATCGTCTATAAGATCCCCTACG GGGGAATGTTTGAGTTTGTGTCCGGTGCTAACTTCTTCGGAGAGATTGTGGAGTGGTGTGGTTACGCTGTAGCCGTGTGGTCTTTACCTGCCTTCGCCTTCGCTTTCTTCACCATCTGCTCCATCGGACCCAGAGCCTACCAGCACCACAG AGACTACCAGCAGAGGTTTGAGGATTACCCTCGCTCCAGGAAAGCTCTTATTCCTTTCATACTGTGA
- the LOC121906677 gene encoding uncharacterized protein LOC121906677, with translation MTLALLRYLAAAGVKVSKSKLQLWSQEVKYLGYTLTPEGRVLDEQRKTTVLQLPQPTTKREMISFLGTCNFCRLSIANYAEIAQPLQNMIYGKAMAASDKVVWTEEGEQAFTKLKQLIASSSVLALPNMKKDFIQTVDCKNGFMTYVLLQEYGDKLRPVAFYSSRLDPVSRALPGCLQAVVAAAMAVQTSAALVLFRPLTLRVPHAVSLLLLEHKHSHMSPARHLSCIATLLGQPNLTIERCTALNPATLLPTPVEGIPHDCMAITDELTLPRADLIDTPLPDADIVMFVDGSASKHVDGTNRVGYAVVTLHEVLESGALPSNFSAQAAELVALSAACRLGKDKKVTIWTDSQYAFSTLFTFAQQWRNRGMITSTGRPVTHKDLLLKLLDEIQLPAKVAVCKCVAHTNNTDSVSRGNRKADEAAKKAARGSVSHSFSVQIDKAQVTTDFLMDMQHSSPKQEKQFWKTKGVSQDADGLYI, from the coding sequence atgACCTTGGCCTTGTTGAGATATCTAGCTGCAGCTGGTGTTAAAGTCTCTAAATCTAAACTCCAGCTGTGGAGTCAGGAGGTGAAATATTTGGGCTACACGCTAACTCCTGAAGGCCGTGTGTTGgatgaacagagaaaaacaactgtTCTGCAGTTACCACAGCCTACAACAAAGCGAGAGATGATATCTTTTCTTGGTACTTGCAACTTTTGCAGGTTATCGATTGCTAATTATGCCGAAATTGCACAACCATTACAGAATATGATTTATGGTAAAGCAATGGCTGCTTCAGATAAGGTAGTGTGGACTGAGGAGGGCGAGCAGGCTTTCACAAAGTTAAAGCAGTTGATAGCTTCTTCATCTGTACTTGCCTTACCTAACATGAAAAAGGATTTCATACAAACAGTGGATTGCAAAAATGGTTTTATGACATATGTCCTGTTACAGGAGTATGGGGATAAATTAAGACCTGTCGCTTTCTATTCCTCCAGACTTGACCCAGTAAGCAGAGCCCTGCCCGGATGCCTGCAGGCGGTGGTGGCAGCGGCTATGGCAGTGCAGACCTCAGCTGCTTTGGTTTTGTTTAGGCCACTGACTCTTAGAGTGCCACATGCTGTCTCTTTGCTATTGCTGGagcacaaacattcacacatgtcACCAGCAAGACACTTATCTTGCATAGCCACATTGTTAGGCCAGCCAAACTTGACCATTGAGAGATGTACGGCTTTGAATCCAGCTACGCTCCTTCCAACACCTGTAGAAGGGATTCCTCATGATTGTATGGCAATTACCGATGAATTAACCCTACCTCGCGCTGATTTGATTGACACGCCTTTACCTGATGCAGACATTGTGATGTTTGTAGATGGTTCTGCAAGCAAACATGTAGATGGGACTAACAGAGTTGGTTATGCTGTAGTTACACTGCATGAAGTCTTAGAGTCTGGAGCTTTGCCTTCTAATTTCTCTGCCCAAGCAGCAGAATTAGTTGCGTTGTCAGCGGCGTGcaggttagggaaagataaGAAGGTCACGATCTGGACAGACAGTCAGTATGCCTTTTCCACTTTGTTTACCTTTGCACAGCAGTGGAGGAACCGAGGAATGATAACATCCACAGGTCGGCCAGTAACACATAAGGATTTACTGTTGAAATTACTTGATGAAATACAGCTGCCTGCCAAGGTCGCTGTCTGCAAGTGTGTGGCACATACAAACAATACCGACAGTGTGTCTCGTGGGAACAGGAAGGCAGATGAAGCAGCAAAGAAAGCAGCTCGCGGGAGTGTTAGTCATTCTTTCTCTGTACAGATTGACAAAGCTCAAGTAACCACTGACTTTTTAATGGACATGCAACATAGCTCTCctaaacaagaaaaacagttttggaagACTAAGGGAGTTAGTCAAGACGCAGATGGTCTTTACATCTGA
- the dpy30 gene encoding protein dpy-30 homolog has protein sequence MADDHTDADQSMEGHTPVSENPHGEYGLTDNIQRTVENEKAGAEKISKQKVDLQALPTRAYLDQTVVPILLQGLSVLAKERPPNPIEYLAAFLLKNKSQFDERN, from the exons ATGGCGGACG ATCACACAGATGCAGACCAGTCGATGGAGGGACACACTCCT GTGTCTGAAAACCCTCACGGAGAGTACGGCCTGACAGACAACatccag aGGACGGTGGAGAACGAGAAGGCGGGTGCAGAGAAGATCTCCAAGCAGAAGGTGGACCTGCAGGCGCTGCCGACCCGGGCCTACCTGGACCAGACGGTGGTCCCGATCCTGCTGCAGGGTCTGTCGGTTCTCGCCAAGGAGAG aCCTCCGAACCCCATCGAGTATCTGGCAGCGTTCCTGCTGAAGAACAAATCCCAGTTCGACGAGAGAAATTAA